The Microcella sp. genome includes the window AGCTGGCTGGCGAATGGGGTCATGCCGATACCGCCGGCGAGCATGACGAGGGGGATGCTTGCATCGCGCGGCAAGGTGAAGTCGCCCGCGATCTGGGTGGCGGCAATACGGGTGCCCGGCTCGAGCGCGGCGAGCGCGGCCTTGAACGAGCTGCCGCCCTCGGGGGTGCGCATGCCGATCGAGAGCCGGGGCGCAGGTGAAGCCGCAAGCTGCGGAGCCGACGCTATCGAGAACGTGCGTCGCATGCCGCGGATGTCGGCCTTGTGCGGCAGGTGCAGCTCGAGGTACTGCCCCGCGTCGAACCGCAGTGGCCGCGAGGGGGTGAAGTGCCACTCGGTCGCCGTGGGCGAGAGCGGGCGGCTCTCGCCCACGCGCACCGAGAAGCCGGTGCGGCGCGAGAGGCCGAAGGCCACGAGGTTGCCGACCACGAGTGCGAGCTCGGGCGACGTGTAGATCGGCCCGAGGCTGAACGGCACCGAGAAGACTACGGCGACGACCGCCGCTGTCAGCCACTGCTGCCAGCGGAGGGGTGGCAGCGTCAGCGGTTCGCTCAGCATGAAGCCGGCGAGAAAGACCACGGGCAGCAGCAGCAGCACCGTCGTGAGCGCCCCGAACGGATCGGTGCCCGTGGCGACCAGTCGCGCACCGACGATGATGACCGCGAGCACGACGAACACGAGACCGACATCGACGCGGCGGGTTCGATCGAGCAGCAGCAGCGCACCCAAGGCCACGATCGGCAGCAGGGCCGGGGTCGCGATCCACCACACTCCGACAGCCTGCCCAGTGTAGTAGCCGATCACTCCGGTGATGAGCACCCCCGCCG containing:
- a CDS encoding FAD-dependent oxidoreductase; its protein translation is MRARLDAVTGQVSMYRLATMTLVAVLALAVVLAFLGAIGPDPYAILGTLGVVLVAALGANEVAARLARTVAHRESSVITALIVTCLVLPSLTTAGLIAAAGAGVIAALSKYLIVWRGRHILNPAAAGVLITGVIGYYTGQAVGVWWIATPALLPIVALGALLLLDRTRRVDVGLVFVVLAVIIVGARLVATGTDPFGALTTVLLLLPVVFLAGFMLSEPLTLPPLRWQQWLTAAVVAVVFSVPFSLGPIYTSPELALVVGNLVAFGLSRRTGFSVRVGESRPLSPTATEWHFTPSRPLRFDAGQYLELHLPHKADIRGMRRTFSIASAPQLAASPAPRLSIGMRTPEGGSSFKAALAALEPGTRIAATQIAGDFTLPRDASIPLVMLAGGIGMTPFASQLADLTARGEQRDIVVIVVPSNDDEVLYREVIEAAGARLVVMRRDDMTPDALLAAVPDIASRRAFVSGAPGLVSAGRSALRRAGAKRVKTDYFAGY